One region of Termitidicoccus mucosus genomic DNA includes:
- a CDS encoding sugar phosphate isomerase/epimerase family protein, which translates to MKLSQVALQLYTLRDHCRDAAQFAATAKRVREIGYTAVQISGVGPIPESELVAITRGEGLSICATHEPGPKILDETGAVIDRLQALGCRNTAYPNLAGIDLADAGQLETLARKLDAAGARLRAAGLTLGYHNHACEFARFRDTTIFEYLLSRTDPRNLVSELDTFWVWYGGHDVVDWCRRLRGRLPFIHLKDYGITVGNHHEYREIGAGSLPFPKIIAEAEAGGCEWFIVEQDETPGDPFVSVRQSFEYIRDHLVS; encoded by the coding sequence ATGAAACTGTCGCAAGTCGCACTGCAACTTTACACCCTGCGCGATCACTGCCGTGACGCCGCGCAATTCGCCGCCACGGCAAAGCGCGTCCGGGAAATCGGCTACACCGCTGTCCAGATCAGCGGAGTCGGCCCGATTCCGGAAAGCGAACTCGTCGCCATCACGCGCGGCGAAGGGCTCTCCATTTGCGCGACGCACGAGCCGGGGCCAAAAATCCTCGACGAAACCGGGGCCGTCATAGACCGGCTTCAGGCGCTGGGCTGCCGCAACACCGCCTACCCTAACCTTGCGGGCATTGACCTCGCGGACGCGGGACAACTCGAAACCCTGGCGCGGAAGCTCGACGCCGCCGGTGCGCGGCTTCGCGCCGCCGGCCTGACGCTGGGCTACCACAACCACGCATGCGAATTTGCGCGATTCCGCGACACCACCATTTTCGAGTATCTCCTGTCCCGCACCGACCCGCGCAACCTCGTGTCGGAGCTCGACACCTTCTGGGTGTGGTATGGCGGTCACGACGTGGTGGACTGGTGCCGGCGTTTGCGCGGGCGCCTGCCGTTCATTCACCTCAAGGACTACGGCATCACGGTCGGAAACCACCACGAATACCGGGAAATCGGCGCGGGCTCGCTGCCGTTCCCGAAAATCATCGCCGAGGCCGAGGCGGGCGGTTGCGAGTGGTTCATCGTCGAGCAGGACGAGACGCCCGGCGACCCGTTCGTCTCGGTGCGGCAAAGCTTCGAATACATCCGGGACCATCTGGTGTCGTGA
- a CDS encoding sodium:solute symporter family transporter, whose product MITIFDYIVIAAFFAFLLGSGWYFRRFSKDSSQYFRGGGRMAWWLVGCSAFMSAFSAWTFTGAAGQAYEHGLVVLTIYWAGALAFLVNAGCTAAWFRQTRVITSMEAIRARLGPANEQFYTWLALPIGIIVAGIWLYGLSVFCAPVFGFNLQAMILICGIAVVLMTASGGQWAIVATDFMQALMLIPIAIVAAVAAWFSVGGWSGLRETLPATHWDLSASASVSFGKLWVVAVLLEKFFVQNALHGAGRYLNVRDGREAKKAALLATLLFGGASFLWFLPPLAARAQGLDLAALFPGLTKPSEAAYVAVASRVLPAGLMGLMITGIIAATLSSMDAGLNRNAGIFVRSVYMPLLRPRAGDREQVLAGRIATLAFGAIVILTALLYSTWKDLGVFDLMFGFSALMGIPYAVAATWCLFIKRVPDWAAWSTVLVGMGVGAAISGAPRLLGGLVTEGSAWAGRLAWMGDHHFISVTLGGVAVSSLWFFGVAKLFGPRIRPERMAEIENFFSTMRRPVEAAAESVEQVNTRGTQGIGRLCLLYGGFIMLLALIPNGLVGRLEILFCALFIAGIGFALTRVGRAR is encoded by the coding sequence ATGATCACCATATTCGACTACATCGTCATTGCCGCTTTCTTTGCCTTCCTTCTGGGCTCCGGCTGGTATTTCCGCCGGTTCAGCAAGGACAGCAGCCAGTATTTCCGCGGCGGCGGGCGGATGGCCTGGTGGCTGGTCGGCTGCTCGGCGTTCATGAGCGCGTTCAGCGCCTGGACTTTCACGGGGGCGGCCGGGCAGGCCTACGAGCACGGCTTGGTCGTGCTCACCATTTACTGGGCCGGCGCGCTGGCCTTTCTTGTCAACGCGGGCTGCACGGCGGCATGGTTCCGCCAGACGCGCGTCATCACGTCCATGGAGGCGATCCGGGCGCGGCTCGGGCCGGCCAACGAGCAATTCTACACTTGGCTCGCGCTGCCGATAGGCATCATCGTCGCCGGCATCTGGCTCTACGGTCTCTCCGTGTTTTGCGCGCCGGTCTTCGGCTTCAACCTTCAGGCCATGATCCTGATTTGCGGGATCGCGGTCGTGCTCATGACGGCCTCCGGGGGCCAGTGGGCGATCGTCGCCACCGATTTCATGCAGGCGTTGATGCTGATCCCCATCGCCATTGTCGCGGCGGTGGCGGCATGGTTTTCCGTCGGCGGCTGGTCCGGCCTGCGCGAAACCCTGCCCGCGACCCATTGGGATCTTTCGGCATCAGCCTCGGTGTCATTCGGCAAATTGTGGGTGGTCGCCGTCCTGCTGGAAAAATTCTTCGTCCAAAACGCGCTGCACGGCGCGGGCCGTTATTTGAATGTCCGCGACGGGCGCGAGGCGAAAAAGGCGGCGCTGCTGGCCACCCTGCTCTTTGGCGGCGCCTCGTTCCTCTGGTTCCTCCCTCCCCTGGCCGCCCGGGCGCAAGGGCTGGATCTGGCGGCGTTGTTTCCGGGGCTGACCAAGCCTTCCGAGGCCGCCTATGTGGCGGTCGCCTCGCGGGTGCTGCCCGCGGGATTGATGGGACTGATGATCACGGGCATCATCGCGGCCACGTTGTCGTCAATGGACGCGGGATTGAACCGCAACGCCGGCATCTTCGTGCGCAGTGTGTATATGCCGTTGCTGCGTCCGCGGGCGGGAGACCGCGAGCAGGTCCTGGCGGGGCGGATCGCGACGCTGGCGTTTGGCGCCATCGTGATCCTGACGGCGCTGCTCTACAGCACATGGAAAGACCTGGGGGTCTTCGATCTCATGTTCGGATTCAGCGCGCTCATGGGCATTCCGTATGCCGTGGCCGCGACCTGGTGCCTGTTCATCAAGCGCGTGCCGGACTGGGCGGCGTGGTCCACGGTGCTGGTCGGCATGGGCGTGGGCGCGGCCATAAGCGGCGCGCCCAGGCTCCTCGGGGGACTCGTCACCGAGGGCTCGGCCTGGGCCGGGCGGCTGGCGTGGATGGGCGATCATCATTTCATCTCGGTGACGCTTGGCGGGGTGGCGGTCAGCTCGTTGTGGTTTTTCGGCGTGGCAAAATTGTTCGGCCCGCGCATCCGCCCGGAACGCATGGCGGAGATAGAAAACTTCTTTTCCACCATGCGCCGCCCGGTCGAGGCGGCGGCGGAGTCGGTCGAGCAGGTCAACACCCGCGGCACGCAAGGCATCGGACGGCTGTGCCTTTTGTACGGCGGATTCATCATGCTGCTGGCACTCATCCCGAATGGCCTCGTTGGGCGGCTTGAAATTCTTTTCTGCGCATTGTTCATCGCGGGCATCGGCTTCGCACTGACGCGCGTCGGACGCGCCCGTTGA
- the nagB gene encoding glucosamine-6-phosphate deaminase has translation MNHTIESQQRERVRIHVHDTADEASRALAREIAVLVRDRAAAGRAAVIGLATGSTPVRLYRELVRMHREEGLSFKNVVTFNLDEYHGIPRAHAESYWRFMHEQLFDHIDIPPAAVHIPDGTVPRAAVFDWCRDYERQIKEAGGIDLQILGIGRTGHIGFNEPGSGADSRTRLVTLDSMTRRDAARDFLGEANVPRHAITMGVGTILDARRIVLLAWGGAKARVIADAAEKPPSETLPASFLQQHPDATFLVDRAAASELTRVRLPWLVGHVGWSPSLSRRAVAWLSRHVKKPVLKLLDDDYTEHGMADLLTEQGPAYMLNIRIFNELQHTITGWPGGKPGADDTHRPERAAPHPKRVLVLSPEPSDDVLGMGGTIRRLVEQGHHVTIASQTSGNLGVPDDEAATLADFMIELDDSGPRETGGGSGAALARLIKQQLDSKSAFDGDPPELRRFKGVLRRGEERAALRSCGVSTENIHFLDLPFYEQGRYRQFRAGGADVDTMVALLRKLEPHQIFATGDSEDPSSVPAICFDVLRQALARTRDDGWRRDCRVWLYRSPARDWDIAGIDMAVPMSPMELSAKIQSIRHHKSQRGQQTGEAWQQAGHHDQTVARAYDEFGLANYEAIEPFRQWKE, from the coding sequence ATGAACCACACCATCGAAAGCCAGCAACGCGAACGCGTGCGCATCCATGTCCATGACACGGCTGACGAGGCGTCGCGCGCCCTTGCGCGGGAAATCGCCGTCCTGGTCCGGGACCGCGCCGCGGCCGGGCGCGCCGCCGTGATCGGCCTCGCCACCGGCTCCACGCCCGTCCGCCTTTACCGCGAGCTTGTCCGGATGCACCGCGAGGAGGGACTGAGCTTCAAAAACGTCGTCACCTTCAACCTCGACGAATACCACGGCATCCCCCGCGCCCACGCCGAAAGCTACTGGCGCTTCATGCACGAGCAGCTTTTCGATCACATCGACATCCCCCCCGCCGCCGTCCACATCCCCGACGGCACGGTGCCGCGCGCCGCCGTGTTCGACTGGTGCCGCGACTACGAGCGGCAGATCAAGGAGGCCGGCGGCATCGACCTGCAAATCCTCGGCATCGGGCGCACGGGACACATTGGCTTCAACGAACCCGGCTCGGGCGCGGACTCGCGCACGCGCCTGGTCACGCTCGACAGCATGACGCGGCGCGACGCCGCCCGCGATTTCCTCGGCGAGGCCAATGTCCCGCGTCACGCCATCACGATGGGTGTCGGCACGATTCTCGACGCGCGGCGGATCGTCCTTCTCGCCTGGGGCGGGGCCAAGGCCCGCGTCATCGCCGACGCCGCCGAGAAGCCACCCTCCGAGACGCTGCCCGCGAGCTTCCTCCAGCAGCACCCTGACGCCACCTTCCTTGTCGACCGGGCCGCCGCCTCGGAACTCACCCGCGTCAGGCTTCCGTGGCTCGTCGGCCATGTCGGGTGGTCCCCTTCCCTCTCCCGCCGCGCCGTCGCGTGGCTCTCCCGCCATGTGAAAAAGCCCGTGCTCAAGCTCCTCGACGATGATTACACCGAGCACGGCATGGCCGACCTCCTCACCGAGCAGGGCCCCGCCTACATGCTCAATATCCGCATCTTTAACGAGCTCCAGCACACCATCACCGGATGGCCCGGCGGCAAACCCGGCGCGGACGACACGCACCGCCCCGAGCGCGCCGCGCCGCACCCGAAACGCGTGCTCGTTCTCAGTCCCGAGCCCTCCGACGATGTGCTGGGCATGGGCGGCACCATCCGGCGCCTCGTCGAGCAGGGCCATCACGTCACCATCGCAAGCCAGACCTCGGGCAACCTGGGCGTCCCCGATGACGAAGCCGCCACGCTCGCCGATTTCATGATCGAACTGGACGATTCCGGTCCCCGTGAAACCGGCGGCGGTTCCGGCGCCGCCCTCGCCCGCCTGATCAAACAGCAGCTCGACTCGAAATCCGCCTTCGACGGCGATCCGCCCGAGTTGCGCCGCTTCAAGGGCGTCCTCCGCCGTGGCGAGGAGCGCGCCGCGCTGCGCTCCTGCGGCGTATCCACGGAAAACATACACTTCCTCGACCTGCCCTTCTATGAGCAGGGCCGCTACCGCCAGTTCCGTGCCGGCGGGGCCGACGTGGACACCATGGTCGCCCTCCTGCGCAAACTCGAACCGCATCAAATTTTTGCCACCGGCGACTCCGAGGACCCCAGTTCGGTTCCCGCCATCTGTTTCGATGTGTTGCGCCAGGCCCTAGCGCGCACCCGTGACGACGGCTGGCGGCGCGACTGCCGCGTCTGGCTCTATCGCAGCCCTGCGCGCGACTGGGACATCGCCGGGATCGACATGGCCGTCCCGATGAGTCCGATGGAGTTGTCCGCGAAAATCCAGTCCATCCGCCATCATAAAAGCCAGCGCGGCCAGCAAACAGGCGAGGCCTGGCAGCAGGCCGGACATCATGACCAGACCGTCGCCCGCGCCTACGATGAGTTTGGACTTGCCAACTACGAGGCCATTGAACCCTTCCGGCAATGGAAGGAATAA
- a CDS encoding beta-N-acetylhexosaminidase — protein sequence MNPKKLLLGALVCGLLSGALAAADINVIPRPASVVRDAAGASAALGASHIIVCADAALGRVYADTLFERTGLRLPVHPTAATAAGRPVIAVDCASLSTDSHVAHPEGYALEVASDGAVRVEASARGGAFYALQTLAQLVARDDARVTLPVVRIHDSPRFPWRGVLLDEGRHFFGPAAAKRLIDSMALYKFNTLHWHLTEDQGWRIEIKKYPRLTQTGAWRASSPTPGNRDMPDGVPHGGYYTQDEIREIVAYARSRHVTIIPEIEIPGHSSAALAAYPEYGNTDIPDYAPKVQTTMGVKPYIYAPKEETFRFLQDVLDEICALFPDASYIHIGGDEAPKKQWKESPFAQKVIRDNNLKDEFGLQSWFIRRIEKHLNSRGRRIVGWDEIQEGGLSPTATMMVWRDWQWARLAIEKGNDVVMTPSSHCYIDYVESVEGLPDDPYYEHIGIKRSGNRPPRLLPLEKVYQFEPIPEDTPPEREKQVLGCQANLWGEYLFDWNRAEYNLYPRLFAMAEVAWSPKAARDWASFQQRLPAALRRLDQLQANYRRADGSPAQHRAPAEPARQ from the coding sequence ATGAATCCTAAAAAACTGCTCCTCGGCGCACTCGTGTGCGGCCTGCTGTCCGGCGCGCTCGCCGCCGCCGATATCAATGTCATCCCCCGCCCCGCGAGCGTCGTGCGCGACGCCGCCGGCGCGAGTGCCGCGCTGGGCGCGTCGCACATCATTGTATGCGCCGACGCCGCCCTGGGGCGCGTGTATGCGGACACCCTTTTCGAGCGGACGGGGCTGCGCCTGCCCGTCCACCCCACGGCGGCGACCGCCGCGGGCCGCCCGGTGATCGCCGTGGACTGCGCGTCGCTCTCGACGGACAGTCACGTCGCGCACCCCGAAGGCTACGCGCTTGAGGTCGCGTCGGACGGCGCCGTGCGCGTCGAGGCGTCCGCGCGCGGCGGCGCGTTTTACGCGTTGCAAACCCTCGCGCAACTCGTCGCGCGGGACGACGCGCGCGTCACGCTGCCGGTCGTGCGCATCCACGACTCGCCGCGCTTCCCGTGGCGCGGGGTCCTGCTCGACGAGGGACGGCACTTTTTCGGCCCGGCGGCGGCGAAGCGCCTGATTGATTCGATGGCGCTGTATAAATTCAACACCCTGCACTGGCACCTCACCGAGGACCAGGGCTGGCGCATCGAAATAAAAAAATACCCCCGGCTGACGCAAACCGGCGCGTGGCGCGCCTCCTCCCCCACGCCCGGAAATCGCGACATGCCCGACGGTGTGCCGCACGGCGGTTATTACACGCAGGATGAAATACGCGAGATCGTGGCGTATGCGCGCAGCCGCCATGTCACGATCATCCCCGAGATCGAAATTCCCGGACACAGTTCCGCCGCCCTCGCCGCGTATCCCGAGTATGGAAACACCGATATCCCCGATTACGCACCGAAGGTGCAGACGACCATGGGCGTGAAACCTTACATCTACGCGCCCAAGGAGGAGACCTTCCGCTTTTTGCAGGACGTCCTCGACGAGATTTGCGCGCTGTTTCCCGACGCGTCTTATATACACATCGGCGGCGACGAGGCGCCGAAAAAACAATGGAAGGAGTCCCCCTTTGCGCAAAAAGTCATCCGCGACAACAACCTCAAGGACGAATTCGGACTGCAATCGTGGTTCATCCGCCGCATCGAAAAACACCTCAATTCCCGCGGGCGCCGCATCGTCGGCTGGGATGAAATCCAGGAGGGCGGCCTGTCGCCGACCGCCACCATGATGGTCTGGCGCGACTGGCAATGGGCGCGGCTCGCCATCGAGAAGGGCAACGATGTCGTCATGACGCCAAGCTCCCATTGCTACATTGACTACGTCGAGTCCGTCGAGGGCCTCCCGGATGACCCTTATTACGAGCACATCGGCATAAAACGTTCCGGAAACCGTCCGCCGCGGCTGCTGCCGCTTGAAAAGGTTTATCAATTCGAACCCATTCCGGAAGACACGCCGCCGGAACGCGAGAAGCAAGTGCTCGGCTGCCAGGCGAACCTTTGGGGCGAGTATCTCTTCGACTGGAACCGCGCCGAGTATAATTTGTATCCGCGCCTGTTCGCGATGGCGGAGGTCGCGTGGAGCCCGAAGGCCGCGCGCGACTGGGCGTCCTTCCAGCAACGCCTCCCCGCCGCCCTGCGCCGCCTCGACCAACTCCAGGCCAACTACCGCCGCGCCGACGGTTCCCCCGCGCAACACCGCGCCCCGGCTGAACCTGCCCGCCAATAA
- a CDS encoding NAD-dependent epimerase/dehydratase family protein — protein sequence MKKILITGGCGFIGSHIAEMLQHDAEVIVFDNLRTGHLRNLEGIRARFVEGSILDRAALRAALKGVEHVYHLAALISVPESVEKPRECVDINVTGLLNVLEESAAAGVRRFFFASSAAVYGDNPAVPKVETMLPEPRSPYAVTKLDGEYYCRQFAEAGRLGAVALRFFNVFGPRQDPRSAYAAVVPVFMQKALAGEPLVIHGDGGQTRDFIYVKDLAAACIHVTNTNGLAGVYNAGYGGQLTVLELARRVMALAGSRSGIVHAPVRAGDVRHSRADVGALRAAGFVPGVGLDAGLSATLDYFKSRAASGGTAGEP from the coding sequence ATGAAAAAAATCCTCATCACCGGAGGCTGCGGTTTCATCGGCAGCCACATCGCGGAAATGCTCCAGCACGACGCCGAGGTCATCGTCTTTGACAACCTGCGCACCGGGCACCTCCGCAACCTCGAAGGCATCCGCGCCCGGTTTGTCGAGGGCTCCATCCTCGACCGCGCCGCGCTCCGCGCCGCGCTCAAGGGCGTGGAGCACGTCTATCATCTCGCCGCGCTCATCAGCGTGCCCGAGTCCGTCGAAAAACCGCGCGAGTGCGTCGACATCAACGTCACCGGCCTGCTCAATGTCCTTGAGGAATCCGCCGCCGCGGGCGTGAGGCGCTTTTTCTTCGCCTCCTCCGCCGCCGTCTATGGCGACAACCCCGCCGTGCCCAAGGTGGAGACCATGCTGCCCGAGCCGCGCAGCCCCTACGCCGTCACCAAGCTCGACGGCGAGTATTACTGCCGGCAGTTCGCCGAGGCGGGCCGCCTCGGGGCGGTCGCGCTGCGTTTTTTCAACGTCTTCGGCCCCCGCCAGGATCCCAGGAGCGCCTACGCCGCCGTCGTGCCCGTGTTCATGCAAAAGGCCCTCGCCGGCGAGCCGCTTGTCATCCACGGCGACGGCGGCCAGACGCGGGACTTCATCTATGTGAAGGACCTCGCCGCGGCATGTATCCATGTTACAAATACAAACGGCCTCGCGGGCGTGTATAACGCCGGCTACGGCGGCCAGCTCACCGTGCTGGAGCTGGCCCGGCGCGTCATGGCGCTGGCCGGGTCGCGCTCGGGCATTGTCCACGCCCCTGTGCGCGCGGGCGATGTGCGCCACTCCCGCGCTGACGTCGGCGCGCTCCGCGCCGCCGGCTTCGTCCCGGGGGTCGGTCTCGACGCGGGGCTGTCCGCGACGCTCGACTATTTCAAATCCCGTGCCGCCTCCGGCGGGACGGCCGGCGAACCGTGA
- a CDS encoding phosphotransferase enzyme family protein produces the protein MPPSPATVDFTRLARGFALYGQCLGGQPYGNGHINDTYVVNFDQAGAPVRYIFQRINNRVFKNVPALMDNIRRVTAHAASQAAKLGGGDVSRRALTLIPAHDGRPCLTDEHGGFWRCYLFIEKARTYDIVETPAHAREAARAFGNFQRLLTGLPGARLHETIPDFHNTRRRYENLMRAVNADPLNRAAAVRAEIDFARQNEPLVDVLAKLHASGEIPERVTHNDTKFNNVMLDDDTHTGVCVIDLDTVMPGLALHDFGDMVRSATNSAAEDEPDLSKVSMRMPVYEGLVEGYLAAAGDFLTGAERAHLALSGRVITFEIGLRFLTDHIEGDVYFKTKRPGHNLDRARNQFALVRDIDARQSEMESVAGRLFKEPAPPAPAP, from the coding sequence ATGCCCCCTTCGCCAGCAACTGTGGATTTCACCCGCCTCGCCCGCGGTTTCGCGCTGTACGGCCAGTGCCTCGGCGGCCAGCCCTACGGCAACGGCCACATCAACGACACCTACGTCGTCAACTTCGACCAGGCCGGCGCGCCCGTGCGCTACATTTTCCAGCGCATCAACAATCGCGTTTTCAAAAACGTGCCCGCGCTCATGGACAACATCCGCCGCGTCACCGCCCACGCCGCGAGCCAGGCGGCAAAGCTTGGCGGCGGCGATGTCTCGCGCCGCGCGCTCACGCTCATTCCCGCGCATGACGGGCGCCCCTGCCTGACCGACGAGCACGGCGGATTCTGGCGCTGCTACCTCTTCATCGAAAAAGCGCGCACCTACGACATCGTCGAGACCCCCGCCCATGCCCGCGAGGCCGCGCGCGCGTTCGGGAATTTCCAGCGCCTCCTCACCGGCCTGCCCGGCGCGCGCCTCCACGAGACGATCCCCGATTTCCACAACACCCGCCGCCGCTACGAAAACCTCATGCGCGCCGTCAACGCCGATCCCCTCAACCGCGCCGCCGCCGTGCGCGCCGAGATCGATTTCGCCCGGCAAAACGAACCGCTCGTGGACGTGCTCGCCAAGCTTCACGCCTCCGGGGAAATCCCCGAGCGGGTCACGCACAACGACACCAAGTTCAACAACGTCATGCTCGACGATGACACGCATACGGGGGTCTGCGTGATCGACCTCGACACCGTCATGCCCGGCCTCGCGCTCCACGACTTCGGCGACATGGTGCGCTCCGCCACCAACTCGGCCGCCGAGGACGAGCCCGATCTTTCCAAGGTTTCGATGCGCATGCCCGTTTACGAGGGACTGGTCGAGGGCTACCTTGCCGCCGCGGGCGATTTCCTCACCGGGGCGGAGCGCGCCCATCTCGCACTCTCGGGCCGGGTCATCACCTTTGAAATCGGCCTGCGTTTCCTCACCGATCACATCGAGGGCGATGTTTATTTCAAAACCAAGCGCCCCGGCCACAACCTCGACCGGGCGCGCAACCAGTTCGCGCTCGTCCGTGACATCGACGCGCGGCAATCGGAAATGGAGTCCGTGGCCGGACGCCTCTTCAAGGAACCTGCCCCGCCCGCCCCCGCGCCATGA
- a CDS encoding sugar phosphate nucleotidyltransferase has translation MRSPSLLILAAGMGSRYGGLKQIDPVGPSQETVLDYSVFDALRSGFKKIVFVIRRDFEAEFREKVGRRFGGRVEVRYVFQDPHALPGDRKCSSVREKPWGTGHAVWCARDALKEPFAVINADDFYGADSFRQLGSFLSAADPAALPAACCMAGFRLDRTLSEHGAVSRGICSMDTSGRLVSVEECTGIERLPDGGARIKDGGGSARFLTGAETASMNCWGFTPAILPPLERHLGKFLDSHGGETKTEFYLPAAVTAMIGCREAVVDVLPAAGSWFGITYREDRPRVVAALRALVDAGVYPERLWS, from the coding sequence ATGCGATCACCCTCATTACTCATCCTCGCCGCCGGCATGGGCAGTCGTTACGGCGGCCTGAAGCAAATCGACCCTGTCGGCCCATCGCAGGAGACGGTGCTCGACTACTCGGTTTTCGACGCGTTGCGCTCCGGATTCAAAAAAATCGTTTTTGTCATACGCCGTGATTTCGAAGCGGAATTCCGCGAAAAGGTGGGCCGCCGCTTCGGGGGGCGCGTCGAAGTCCGCTATGTCTTTCAGGATCCGCACGCGTTGCCTGGCGATCGCAAGTGCTCCTCCGTCCGTGAAAAACCCTGGGGGACCGGCCATGCCGTCTGGTGCGCTCGTGACGCGCTCAAGGAGCCCTTCGCAGTGATCAATGCCGACGATTTCTACGGCGCCGACTCTTTCAGGCAGCTCGGCTCGTTCCTTTCCGCCGCCGATCCCGCGGCCTTGCCCGCGGCCTGCTGCATGGCCGGCTTCCGGCTCGACCGCACGCTCTCGGAGCATGGCGCGGTTTCCCGCGGTATTTGTTCTATGGATACAAGCGGGCGGCTCGTCTCCGTCGAGGAATGCACCGGCATCGAGCGCCTGCCCGACGGAGGGGCGCGGATCAAGGACGGCGGGGGCTCCGCGCGCTTCCTCACCGGCGCGGAGACAGCCTCGATGAACTGCTGGGGCTTCACTCCCGCCATCCTGCCGCCGCTGGAACGGCATCTTGGAAAATTCCTCGACAGCCATGGCGGCGAAACAAAAACCGAGTTCTACCTGCCTGCGGCCGTCACCGCCATGATCGGATGCCGCGAGGCCGTCGTGGATGTGCTGCCCGCCGCCGGCTCGTGGTTCGGCATCACTTACCGGGAGGACCGCCCGCGCGTGGTCGCGGCCCTCCGCGCACTTGTGGATGCCGGCGTCTATCCGGAGCGGCTCTGGTCCTGA
- a CDS encoding Gfo/Idh/MocA family protein, with protein sequence MRKIRFGIVGMGNIGASHARALLDGRAARAELGAVCDTDPARLDAWRGAARVFSRLDEMLASDVLDALLVATPHFGHVEAATAGLRSGRHVLVEKPIAVHKADAVRMLAAHTDKSLRFGVMFNQRTNPAFRKIRRLLQAGELGAPRRVQWTLTDWFRPDAYYRSSSWRATWGGEGGGVLVNQSPHQLDLLCWLFGLPGSTRAFCHFGKYHEIEVEDEVTAYLEWPGGATGVFITSTGEAPGTNRLEIACDRGRVVYENGRLAFTRNETPAPVFCRETDEPFGVPPVWNADIPVGGAGGQHAEIMQNFADSILDGAPLIAPAEEGLQQVELANAMLLSTWLGRTVELPLDGVVFAAELETRIARSAAHRPKNAPATR encoded by the coding sequence ATGCGCAAAATTCGTTTCGGCATCGTCGGCATGGGAAACATCGGCGCGAGCCACGCCCGCGCCCTGCTGGATGGCCGGGCGGCCCGGGCGGAGCTGGGCGCGGTTTGCGACACCGATCCGGCGCGGCTCGACGCTTGGCGCGGGGCGGCGCGGGTTTTTTCGCGCCTCGACGAGATGCTGGCGTCCGACGTACTCGACGCCCTGCTGGTCGCCACGCCGCATTTCGGGCACGTTGAGGCGGCGACGGCAGGATTGCGGTCGGGCCGGCACGTGCTCGTTGAAAAACCAATCGCCGTCCACAAGGCCGACGCCGTCCGCATGCTCGCGGCGCACACGGACAAAAGCCTCCGCTTCGGGGTGATGTTCAACCAGCGCACGAATCCGGCCTTTCGGAAAATCCGCCGGCTGCTGCAAGCCGGTGAGTTGGGCGCGCCCCGCCGGGTGCAGTGGACGTTGACCGACTGGTTCCGCCCCGACGCGTATTACCGCTCCAGCTCCTGGCGGGCCACGTGGGGTGGCGAAGGCGGCGGCGTGCTGGTGAACCAAAGCCCGCACCAGCTCGACCTGTTGTGCTGGTTGTTCGGCCTGCCGGGGAGCACGCGCGCCTTCTGCCATTTCGGCAAGTATCACGAGATCGAGGTCGAGGACGAGGTCACCGCCTACCTCGAATGGCCCGGCGGCGCGACGGGCGTTTTCATCACCTCGACGGGCGAGGCGCCGGGCACGAACCGCCTTGAAATCGCCTGCGACCGTGGGCGGGTTGTTTATGAAAACGGACGGCTGGCCTTCACCCGCAACGAAACACCGGCGCCGGTGTTTTGCCGCGAGACGGACGAGCCTTTCGGCGTGCCGCCGGTGTGGAACGCGGACATCCCGGTCGGCGGCGCCGGCGGGCAGCACGCCGAAATCATGCAAAATTTCGCCGACTCGATTCTGGACGGCGCGCCGCTCATCGCGCCCGCGGAGGAGGGGTTGCAACAGGTCGAGCTCGCCAACGCCATGCTCCTCTCCACCTGGCTCGGACGCACCGTCGAACTGCCGCTGGACGGCGTCGTGTTCGCCGCCGAACTCGAAACGCGCATCGCCCGGTCCGCCGCCCATCGCCCGAAAAACGCGCCCGCCACCCGTTGA